GGATCTCATCCCGAGCATCGACAAACTTTGGATCCTGAATGATGTCAAACACCGCCTTGAACGCACCGGCTTGCGTTGTTTCCCGTGCAACCTTGTTCGCTTCGTGAACCTGAACCTGCTGCACATGGAGGGCAATGAGCACTCCGATGAAGCTCGCAACAGAGAATAGTGATGTCAAAGCGCCGAACATATCACCAAACTGACCGCGTGTCTCCATGCGGGGGAATACTTGCCAGATTACGATGGCACCGACGATCCACACGAGGAAAGCCACAATGCCGACAATGATAAAGCCCCTCGGGGTCATCACGCCAATGTAGAGAACACCCGTCCTCGCGCAACATGCGAAACCAGATGTAGCTTCTCCACGATGATATTATTGAAAAGGTGGGCGTCGGTGAAGGACGGCAACCTACGTCATCCGGCAAAGGCACGCTGCAACGCGGCGATGTCGAGCTTCTTCATCTGGAGCATGGCTTGAAATGCCCGCTGGGACTTAGTGGTATCGGGATCAGTGAGCAGTTCGGGCAAAATCTTGGGAACGACCTGCCAGGAGAGACCGAACTTGTCTTTCACCCAGCCGCACTGCTGCGCCTTCGGATCGCCGCCTTCGCCGAGTTTCTCCCAGTAGTAGTCCACCTCCACCTGCGTCGTGCATTCGATCTGGAACGAGATGGCTTCGCTGAACTTGAAGTCAGGGCCGCCGTTGAGCGCGGTGAACGACTGTCCCTCCAACTCAAACACCACGATCAACACGGAGCCGGCCGGCTTGCCGTGAATTTCTTGTCCAGCATCCGGGTAGCGCGAGATGGCGGTGATCTTCGAGTCTTTGAAAATGCCGATGTAGAAGTTGGCGGCGGCTTCGGCCTGATCGTCAAACCACAGGCAGGGGCTGAGTTTCAATTTCATGGTGGGGAGATCGGTTTTGGATTTCACTCATCGAATCGCCGCACCTTCGCCGTGGCTTCGCGTTTGGTGAAGTCGTGCGTGATCTCGTAGGTGCGGCCGACGTCGTGAAGGGAGCCGTCGTCATGCTTGCTTCTAAAGTAGTCGTGGTGACTCAAGACGAGCACATCAGGCCGCTCCCAGCGCAACGGTTCGACATAGGCCCACTCATGCTTGGCGTTTTTCAGCTCCGCATCGGTGTCGCGTCCCGGAAACTTCACCTCGGGCAATTTCGCTCGGGTGAAAGTCTTGCCATCGTCCTCATAAACGACCGTGCTACCCGTGGATGCCTGTGCGCCGGAGAAGAAGGCGAAGCGCTTCGAATCCGGCGACCACAGCACTCTGCCCTCACGCCAGGCACCTTTGCCAATATCGGCGTCGGTGAGATCGGCGATGGCTTTGCCCGTCGCTTTCTCGATCACTTCCGCACGCACCACCTTGGATGTGTGATCCACCTGTGCGTCTGAAAAGACTTTGCGAATGGCGTAACGCCCATCAGGAGATGGCCAGTCCACGAGTTCCTTCTGAAAGAGCAACTTCGCGGTCTTGGGAAAAGTGCGCTCCGCATACTCGCCACCGCCCATATGGTGGCGAACGTCGAGACGGTAGTCCAGCGGCTGCTGGCTCAGGAAAGCCGCGAGTTTGTCATCGCCAAGGATGTGAATCACGGTGTTGAAGCAGTAAGAGTGACTTTCGGAGGCCGCACCATCGGTGTCATTGATGCCGAAGTAACGCTTCATCGCCGCTGGCTCCCCCTTGGCCGCCGCACGAGCCGTGGCGTTATAGTCGAAACCACGAGCCTTCGCGTATTCGCCGACTTCACAGCCTTCCTCATCCTTCTCCGGAATCTCATCGAGGGTGAAATGAAGCCGGATGCGGCTGGAATGCATCCAGCCCGTCTTGCCGGAGGCCAGCGTCACCTTCCACCACTCCTTTTCCGGCTCTTCCTCAAACTCGAATGGCTCGTCGGCATTTACCCTGGCAACGACCGCCGCATCGGCGCTCGGTCCGGCACGAAGGTTGGTGAACCCATCGGGATCATTGATGACACCCTTTTCCCCGGCAACGGCGAGCAGCGCCATCCCCAAGAAAAGGCCAAATTGGATCAGAGAGGGCCTGTGCATGCTCTCATATACGCACGAGACGCCGCTTCCGATGGCACCGATCGGGCACAAATCTTTACCAGTAGCGATCGGCGGGCGATGTTGCCCTCGGTTATTTCACGCCGCTCGCTTCGGCATTCCAGACTTTGACGTCGTCGAAGAAGCCGTCTTTGCCCGCAACGCCGAGTTCGATCTTGGACTTGGTGGCGTGGGCGATGCCGGAGGATTTCAAATAGGCCGCAGGTTTGCCGTCGATGGTGACGCGCATCTCATCACCGACTGTTTCTACGACGAGAGTGTACCATTTGCCCGTTTCAAGCTTGGCGGGGTAAGTGATCTGGCGACCCACGAGCAATTTGGCAACCTCAGCCTTTTTCGCGGGGTCTTTCTTCATCTCGTAGATGTCGTTGCGCATGTTGCCGTCTTTCTCGTCGATGATCGTGACACCGTTGAGGCGGACCTGGGCGCGGCAGATATGGCCGTAGTGGCAGCCTGTGTATTTGCGGTCGTCGAACTCGACGTCGATCATCGTCGCACCTTCAAACTTGATCCTGCACTCGACGACGCTGTCCTTCGTGGGGATCTCAAGGCCATGCACAGCGGCATGGGCTCGGATCTCCGGCTTGCCGTTGGCAGCGGGGATGGTCACGTCGCGCGTCTGCGTGCCTTTGAGCGTGCCGTTTTCGATGGCGAAGGTGGGCACGACCTTGTGCCAGACCTTGGCAGGCTCGGTGCCTTGGAAATCATCGGCGAAAAGCTCCTGCTGCTTCGCGGCGATGGATTTGGACGGAACCTTGGGCAGATCGGCGGCGAAGGAGACGGAAAGGAGCAGCGGGAAGATGAGGAGGCGAGTCATGGGTCAAGGAGTGTCAAGCATGGTCAAGAGGTCAAGGCTCGATGCTTGACGATGGCTTGACTGTTTGACTACATCTTCGCCTTCCGCTCGCCGAAGATCGCGCTGCCAACACGGACAATCGTCGCGCCTTCCTCAATGGCGATCTCGAAATCATGGCTCATGCCCATGCTGAGTTGCGAAAGCGGTGCGCCTCCGAGCTTTTCGAGTTCGTCGCGGAGTTCGCGGAGTTCGATGAAGTGAGGGCGGCTTTTCGTGGGATCAGGATCGAAGGGAGGGATGCACATAAGGCCCTGAATCTCCAGGCGGCGGAGAGCATACAAGGCTTCGAGGCTGGAGCGCAGCGTTGCGGCATTGAAGCCGTGCTTGGTGCTTTCAGCGGCAAGGTTGACCTCAATGAGGACTTTGGGGAACAGACCCAGTTCGCTGGCGATGCGATCCACATCGCGGGCGAGGTCGAGGGAGTCGATGCTGTGAATGCAGCGCGCCACCGGGAGGATTTTGCGCACTTTGTTGGATTGCAGATGACCGATGAGATGCCATTCGAGTTTGGCAGGCAGCAGCGGGGCTTTCGCGAGGAGTTCCTGCACCTTGTTTTCGCCAAAGAGGAGCTGTCCTCCCTCCACGGCTTCCTGAATGGATTCGACGGGGAAGGTTTTGGAAACGGCGAGAAGCTGGACGGTGGCGGGATCGCGCCCGCAGCGTGTCGCGGCGGTGGCCATGCGTGCGCGGATGGCCTGGAGACGTTCGTGGATGTCGGACATGGTTTTGCAGAGAGAAGACGGAAGATGAACGGCCTGCGCAACGTATTTTCGCGCTCAACCAAGCCACCCCACATGCAATCACGCCGCCATTTCATCCGCCAGTCCGCCGCCACTCTGTTCGCCGCCCCCTGGGTCACCACCGGCATGCGTGCCGCGTCACCGAACGGCAAGCTGCGTCATGCGGCTTTCGGCGCGGCTGGCATGTCGATGTCGGACATGAGCGCGATGTCGAATCATCCGATGTGGGAGCTGGTGGCGGTGTGCGACGTGGACACACGCAATTTCAAAAAGGCGCAGGAGAAGTGGCCGAACATCAAGGTCTATCAGGACTGGCGTGAGCTGTTGGAGAAGGAAGCCGCGAACATCGACAGCGTGAACGTTTCCACCCCCGACCACATGCACGGCAGCATCGGTCTCGCCGCCATCGCGAAAGGTAAGCACGTCTATGGCCAGAAGCCGCTGGCGCACAACCTGTGGGAATGCCGCCAGATGGTGGAGCGTGCGCGTGAGAAGGGTGTGATGACACAGATGGGCATCCAGGTTTCCTCGGACTTCTCCGAGCGCCTCGCCGTCGAACTCATCCAGATAGGAGCCATCGGCAAGGTGAAGGAAGCCCACACCTTCTCCAATAAGAAGTGGGGCGACATGGAAGTGCGTCCGGTGAAAAGCGATCCCATTCCTGAAGGTTTCGATTGGAACAAGTGGCTCGGCGTCGCCAGCGAGCGCAGCTACATCGAAAAATACGATCATCCCGGCAACTGGCGCAAACGCCGTGACTTCGGCACCGGCACGCTGGGCGACATGGGCTGCCACATGTTCAGCGGCTGGTTCCGTTCTCTCGACCTCGCCGCACCGATCTCGGTGAAATCCAGCGGCCCCGTGCCGAACAAGGACAACTGGGCCATCAACGCCGTCGTCGAATACACCTTCAAAGGCACCCAGTTCACCGCTGGTGAAAGCATCAAGGTCACCTGGACCGACGGTGATGCGCGTCCGCCGTCCGAAGTCATGGCCTTGATCGGCGACGATGTGAAGAAATTCCCCGGCCAGGGCACGATCTACCTCGGCACCGAGGGTGTCCTGCTGCACCCGCATGGTTCCACCCCCATGCTCTACCCGCGCGACAAGTTCACCGGCCACAAGTATCCGAAACTTGAGCCCCGCAACCACTGGGCCGATTTCATCGACTGCTGCCTCAAAGGCGGCAGCCAGAAACCCACCGCCAACTTCGACTACGCCGGACCGCTCACCGAGGCCGTGCTGCTCGGCTGCCTCGCCAGCGCCTTCCCGAATGAAACGCTGCAATGGGACGCTCCTGCGTTGAAGATTCCAAACTCGGAGGCCGCTGACAAGATGGTACGCCGCGACTACCGCAAGGGCTGGGAACTGGTGTGAGTGACGAAATCAGAATGACGAAGGTGGTGAAACACCTTCTTATTCCTCGTCGTCACCACGATCACTGTTCACTGCGCGTTTCTTCTTCACGGAGGAGATGTTGCGGTGAACCCAGACGCTTTGCACCATGCCCATGAGGAAGAGCGTCACGACGACAAACGTGCCGCCGTAGCTGATGAAGGGCATGGGCAGGCCGATGACCGGCAGCATGACGAGGTTCATGCCGGCGTTCTGGAAGGTGTGCACAAAAAACATCGCCACCACGCCGACGACGATGAGTCGTCCGAGCTGATCACGGGCACAGAACGCTACAAAGACGCTTTGCAGCAGCAGCAGCAGCATGCCTGAAAGCAGCAGGATGGACCCGCGGAAACCGAATTCCTCGGCGACGACGCCGAAGATGAAATCGTTGATGGATTCGTGCGGGAAGAAGGTGCGGTGGATGGATGCCTGATCGGGAACCTTCTTTGATTCGGGCCCCTTGCCTTCCAATCCGCCGGTGGAAACGGCGATCTGCAGGTGCTTGGCCACCCAGCCTTCATTTTGCAGGTCAACCTTGTCCAACTGGTTGGTGGCCATGTACCACGTCGAGTTGATGCGCGCCTGCTGGTAGGGTTTGAGCGCGAAGACATACACC
This is a stretch of genomic DNA from Prosthecobacter sp.. It encodes these proteins:
- a CDS encoding VOC family protein; its protein translation is MKLKLSPCLWFDDQAEAAANFYIGIFKDSKITAISRYPDAGQEIHGKPAGSVLIVVFELEGQSFTALNGGPDFKFSEAISFQIECTTQVEVDYYWEKLGEGGDPKAQQCGWVKDKFGLSWQVVPKILPELLTDPDTTKSQRAFQAMLQMKKLDIAALQRAFAG
- a CDS encoding SH3 domain-containing protein, translating into MHRPSLIQFGLFLGMALLAVAGEKGVINDPDGFTNLRAGPSADAAVVARVNADEPFEFEEEPEKEWWKVTLASGKTGWMHSSRIRLHFTLDEIPEKDEEGCEVGEYAKARGFDYNATARAAAKGEPAAMKRYFGINDTDGAASESHSYCFNTVIHILGDDKLAAFLSQQPLDYRLDVRHHMGGGEYAERTFPKTAKLLFQKELVDWPSPDGRYAIRKVFSDAQVDHTSKVVRAEVIEKATGKAIADLTDADIGKGAWREGRVLWSPDSKRFAFFSGAQASTGSTVVYEDDGKTFTRAKLPEVKFPGRDTDAELKNAKHEWAYVEPLRWERPDVLVLSHHDYFRSKHDDGSLHDVGRTYEITHDFTKREATAKVRRFDE
- a CDS encoding YggS family pyridoxal phosphate-dependent enzyme, with translation MSDIHERLQAIRARMATAATRCGRDPATVQLLAVSKTFPVESIQEAVEGGQLLFGENKVQELLAKAPLLPAKLEWHLIGHLQSNKVRKILPVARCIHSIDSLDLARDVDRIASELGLFPKVLIEVNLAAESTKHGFNAATLRSSLEALYALRRLEIQGLMCIPPFDPDPTKSRPHFIELRELRDELEKLGGAPLSQLSMGMSHDFEIAIEEGATIVRVGSAIFGERKAKM
- a CDS encoding Gfo/Idh/MocA family oxidoreductase; amino-acid sequence: MQSRRHFIRQSAATLFAAPWVTTGMRAASPNGKLRHAAFGAAGMSMSDMSAMSNHPMWELVAVCDVDTRNFKKAQEKWPNIKVYQDWRELLEKEAANIDSVNVSTPDHMHGSIGLAAIAKGKHVYGQKPLAHNLWECRQMVERAREKGVMTQMGIQVSSDFSERLAVELIQIGAIGKVKEAHTFSNKKWGDMEVRPVKSDPIPEGFDWNKWLGVASERSYIEKYDHPGNWRKRRDFGTGTLGDMGCHMFSGWFRSLDLAAPISVKSSGPVPNKDNWAINAVVEYTFKGTQFTAGESIKVTWTDGDARPPSEVMALIGDDVKKFPGQGTIYLGTEGVLLHPHGSTPMLYPRDKFTGHKYPKLEPRNHWADFIDCCLKGGSQKPTANFDYAGPLTEAVLLGCLASAFPNETLQWDAPALKIPNSEAADKMVRRDYRKGWELV